The nucleotide window AATCTCTTTATTGAAAATCTGGCAGCCGTACTTGTCGACGTACTTCGGGCACTCGCCGACGAGGTAAGCCTTCAGCTCCACCTGGTAAGCCCGACGCTCGGGAAGCTCCATGTAGGCTTCGAGGAAGTTCGTCGACACGCGCATGTTCATGACGGAATAGAAGAAGACCAACACGACGATGGTCAGTGTGGCCAAGGGAAAATCCCTGGTTTTGGCTTCTACCCCAAGAGGAACGACGAACATGCCTAGCTTTTCGGCCAATGCTCGACTTCAGTTGAGGCTTCACCCGACTTACATCAAGAGATTTGTGTCTCGTTTCGAGACGAGCCGCCGAGTTTCGCGAACTCCACCGCGAAGCTTTCGAAATCTCCGGCGATCCGGGCGCGCGCTTCGGTCTTCGGCCATAACGGAATTCGTTTTCCCAACCAATTCGCAAGCGTCGCTTGGCGAAAGTAGGCTTCATGGTCCCACTCAATCTCGCCGAATTCGATCAACTCATCGACGATTCCGGGTAACCCCGCCATCAAGGCCAAGCGCGCCGCCACCTCGTATTCGGCGATATTGCCGCGCTCGAGTTGGCCCGCCCCGTACATCGGAATCAGAAATCCGCCCACCCGGCAGAACGCCGAAATGAAATGGCCGATCATACGCATCTTGAGTTCCCGCGCGGGCCGCGGGGCCGCGCCCAAAGCCTCAAGCATCTCGCCCAAACGCGCGCGGTGGTGCAGCTCTTCCGCCCGAATGCGCAGGATCTCTTGCCGCCAGGGTTCACGCACCGAGGCCGCGTGGCCACCGTAGGCGAGCGCCGCCGCCATCTCGCCCGCGTGCGCGTCCTGCAACAGCCGGATCAAACGCGTGCGCGCTTCGAGGGGCTTCAGATGCGGAGTCGGGAGTCGCTGTTCAGCCATGGCACTTCTCCTGCAAACCAAGATCTACCGAAAGAGCGCGAGGTACTCGCCGTAGCCTTCCGCTTCCAATCGGTCTTTCGGGATGAACTTCAGCGCCGCCGAATTGATGCAATAACGCAAGCCCTCGGGTCCCGGACCATCCGGAAAGACGTGCCCCAAATGCGAGTCCCCCGCGCGGCTACGCACCTCGGTACGCATCGCGCGCAGCTTGAAGTCGTTTTTCTCGTTGAGCTGAGTGCCCGCGAGCGGTTTCGTGAAGCTGGGCCAGCCGCAACCCGAATCGTATTTTTCTTTCGAGCTGAAAAGCGGTTCGCCCGTCACGATGTCGACGTAGAGCCCCTCTTCTTTGTGGTTCCAAAACTCATTGCGAAAGGGCGGCTCCGTCTCTTCATGTTGGGTGACGGAGTATTGGAGCGGTGAAAGCTTCTGCTTCAGTTCCGCGTCCGTGGGCTTGACCCATTGAGCCTTTTTGTCGGCTTGATCTATTTTATTCGCGTGATCTTTTTCATTAGCGTGACCGCTGTCTTTACTCATGCCCGGACTTTCCATGATTTTGACGCCCTTGTCGACTCTGACAACAGGTGTATGGGGCGCGGCATTCCCGTCCCCGCCATTTCGAGCTGACCCGGCCCCGCGCTTGCTTTCCTTTCAACTCAGGCTGGGTTTGGGAAGGGACTATCGGGCATGAAAAAATGGGGAATCCGCGGCGGCATGATCGTCGTCGCCGCCTTTTTTGCGACATCTTCACCACACGAGGCGGACGCCTTCAGTACCGCATCCTCCGCACAACGAAAAACACGCCGCATGGACGTCGAATTTCGCCCGCAAAACGAAATGCCCACGCGACCCGTAGCCGCGCCCGCGAAACCCGTTCTGCCGGCACGAGTGCGCGAATCGAAATTCCCGACTTACCTCAAAGCCTTCAACGACACGCATACGCCGGGGCAACTTTACCACCGCTTGAGTTCCGTCACTTCCCCGGAATGGAAAACTTGGTACGCCTCGACGCACCGGCAGGTTCCGCTTCACCGCACGAGCGTCGAGTTTTTAGAACGCGACAGCTTTCTGGTGCGCACGCCGGGAACGATGTCACTCTTGAACACGACCCGGATGGAGGAAGGCGTTTTAATGATCAGCCGACGTCCGTTTCCATTCACGCTGCAAGAAAGCCTCGACACGATCGCCGGCCGCCTGGGCCGCGTCGACGTCCGCAACCGCTACGAAAGCCGACTGC belongs to Pseudobdellovibrionaceae bacterium and includes:
- a CDS encoding ferritin-like domain-containing protein, which encodes MAEQRLPTPHLKPLEARTRLIRLLQDAHAGEMAAALAYGGHAASVREPWRQEILRIRAEELHHRARLGEMLEALGAAPRPARELKMRMIGHFISAFCRVGGFLIPMYGAGQLERGNIAEYEVAARLALMAGLPGIVDELIEFGEIEWDHEAYFRQATLANWLGKRIPLWPKTEARARIAGDFESFAVEFAKLGGSSRNETQIS
- the msrB gene encoding peptide-methionine (R)-S-oxide reductase MsrB, producing MSKDSGHANEKDHANKIDQADKKAQWVKPTDAELKQKLSPLQYSVTQHEETEPPFRNEFWNHKEEGLYVDIVTGEPLFSSKEKYDSGCGWPSFTKPLAGTQLNEKNDFKLRAMRTEVRSRAGDSHLGHVFPDGPGPEGLRYCINSAALKFIPKDRLEAEGYGEYLALFR